The window TTCAAGCAGGGCTCACGTGGCAGCAGGAAAAGTGAGCGAAGAGCAGGAGACCCTGCCCCACGGCAGCTGCAGGGACACCATGGCATGAGGGAGGGCTGCTGCCTTTATTAGACCTCAGTGTCTTGTGCTCGGAGGAGACATCTAGCTTGTTGCTGGTActggggggctgcaggatgCATCACCGTGGAGTGGGGGAAAGGCCTCCGCCTTTCTGTGAGTGCATAACGGGGGAAAACACCCTCTGGGCTGGGGGCGAAGCAGCGGTGGGGAGCGGAGTGTCCAGCCATCGTGTTGGGCCTCAGTGGGGAGcagctttcttcctcctgtcaGGAGCAAAAGGGGAAAACGTGCAAAGAGCAGACCCAAGGGACGGCCTAGGAGCCCCAGGTCTTGCTTTGCTCGCCCGTCAGGTCAGGGCCAGGATGCTTACAGCTTCGGGAGGTCCTGCAGGAGCTTCCTAACCCAAGGGGTGTTGGGATCCACACAGATCCTCTCGAGGGTCTTTAGTTTAATCCTGGAAAATATGCAGGGTTTCAACCCCTTTCCCTCCAAAGGGGAGGCTCAAGGGAGCGAGCCCCTTCCTTGCCCCCGACCCataaagaagagaagaacaaaacacagtaaTCGACAGAGGGAGACCAGCCACCTCACTGCCATGGGAGCCACTTACAGCACCTCCAGGCGCCGGCAACTGCTCCCCACCGGCCGCACCTCAACGCTCTCATACTTGCGCAAGGGAATGAAGGCAGAGGTGGTCTTGGCGCAGCGGCAGTTCAGGTTGCCGTTGGCTTCCAGGATGGCTGGGGGAACACAGGCATAGCTCATGCACCACCTGAAAACCCACCTTCCCATCTGCCTCCAAAAACCTTTCCAGGCAttgcacccccccccccccacatcCCTTCCAAGCCAGGGCATCTGCTTCCAAAACACCCTTAAGAAATGCTTGAGcccctgagagcagcaggatgctgcctCCAAAAATGTTGCCCAGCCCTGTGCATGGACTCCCCCTGCCTCACCTGCATCCCCAGGGCACAggaccaccagcagcagccccagcagcagggctgcctgtgctgccatACTGACAGGACCTGGCCCCAACCCAGCGGCATCCCCTATTTGAGATGGGAAATAGGAGAAGTGTGGTGGCGTGCGGGAGGCCCCGGGGTTGGGGGTGGTTTTCACCCACTGCCCTTTCCCGCTGACGGTGCTGGCTGGGTTTGTAAAGTTGATAATAAAAAGCAGCCTGATGCTGCACAGGGGCATGGTCTTCCCGAAACTggctcagttttctttttccaaagaagcTGGGTCTGGTAACAATAGCTGTCGTTCCCCCCACTGCCAGTTCCTAGCTCATGCAGCCACGCAAACCTGGAGTTTTTGgagtgttttttctcttctgtgtggtCAGATGTTACCCATTTCTCTGTAGCCACTATTTACATGTCAGCTGTAGCAGCAGGACACACCATCCCATCTCATAAAGATGCCCCACTCCATACATACGTACAGAAGGGCACACAAGCTCATCCATAAAAGACGCGCACCGTTTACTTCAGGGACATTTATAATTGGTGGGATATAAGATAACGAAGCAATGCTTCATTGCACAGCCTACAAGCCGCTCTCCCCCTGAAAAGAGTGTCCTCAGCTTTGGGATACTCGCCCTTGCTCCTTCCCCCATGGCCGATTATCCCAACCCTGTGTAAAACAGTCACACGCTAGTCCCAGGACGCCTCTATTTGCCTTTTGCTTCTTATAAAAACCTTACAGCTGCCTGCAGATCCCATAAACACTGTCAACAGCTGCACGTGAATGTGGCTGTATGTGCTGAATCTGTCAGAAAGGCTGCATCCCCATCCCCTAACACTCTTGACCTACAGTGACAACACTGTGCACAAAGCAACGTGCAgttcctgcagcacctctctgAAAGGGTATCAATCACAGCGCATCAGGTGCAAGCAGTAATTTCAGCACTAGGAAAGCTACAAGAGTGGGGTTGATCAAAGCTCCATGGAGTCTCTTCAAAACTCAGTTCAAGGGAAAACACGAGGGAAGAAAAACCCAAATTTTATTTGACTTGAGGTCTCAAGACAGAACACACCATGCCTTCAGAACACCAACTTCCTTAGCGGGAAGcttatcttttcttcctgcaaaaagcagaagaaggagaaaatcaCAAATGGCGCAGGGCCCTGAGGGAGGAAGCTCCTGGCAGAGCCGAAGGAAGTCACCACCATTCCCCAGGGCTGATGTCACCCACAGGGACAGCCTGGCCACCCTTCTGCTGCActgggggctggagcacccccGTAGAAACACACAGCTGACCCCAGGAATCCTGGTTCCCAAAAGCGGGCCCCGGGACTGCAGGCACAACTGGATGCTGCCCGGGAGAACGTCGCCTATCCCACCCCAAAGCTTTTCATCAAAGAAACTTACATGCCGGCAATGCGCTTCAGCAGTTTCTTTACCCAAGGGGCATCAGGGTTCACACACACTTTTGCTGAAGATTTCAGTTTAATACTGAAACACAAGAGATGATGGTTATGAGTGTCACGCTCCCTCCAGAGGCAGGGATTGACCAGCAAGAGCTGATCTGCAGGAACCAGCTTCCATTTACAGCGCTgcaagcagggagctgcagaacGCTGCTTGCAAGAGAAGGGAGCCACAGGACAGCTGGAAAAAGGCAAGAAGCAGGAGGCAATGCACTCCTGCACTGAGTGCAGACTGCTGCCATTCAAAGATGGTTTTTTCTGTAGGTTCGTGCATGTGCTGCCAAGATGGCCAGCATTTTTGGAAAGCTTTAGCTTTCAGAAGGGAAGCTGAGAAGCGTGGCGGTTGcagaagaaagcattcagagctggccctgctgctggagagaagagcatctctgccccacagctATGACCAAGCGCTCACAGCACTTACATGATTTCTGTGCGCCCGCAGGCACTTCCCACAGGCCTTATCTCAATGCTGTCATATCTCTTTGGATTGATGTAGTCTGAAGTTGTCTTTACGCACCTACAGCTCAGGTTTCCGTTTACTTCCAGGATggctgagaaagagagaaggtgGCAACTTACAGAGGCAAACAGCATTATTTAAAGATGCAGCAACCCTAGAACTCAGCAAGCTTAAGAAGTTGTCCCTTTCCATGCTTTCACTGACAGTGCTTTCAGGGCCAGTGTAAGGAGTTATCCATGACCATGCCTCTGCACCCTGCTCTCAACAGCTAAGCCAGCACCAAGCACAAGAGGAATGCAGAGCTCTTCCCTCTGCCACAGGAGAAACCCTATGTTAGGCAGTCAGAAGGGATCTCTGCCTCCCCCAGGCCATCCTGGTGCAAGGTGAAGGCTAAGCACCCAGCCCAACCGAGGGTATCTCTACGAAGGCACCAGGAGCTCACCTGCTTGGGACATCGacatcatcaccaccaccaccaccagcagcatccATGGGAGCGTAGCAGCTCCTGTCCCACTCCACGCCAGTACTCGCATCCTCGCggaggctgcagccccagggatgATGTGGGGAGCCAGGGGGAAGAAACACCTCTATTTATTTGGCAGTGTCACGCTCTGACACAAGCAGCAAGAGGCAGACTGCAGCAGTCACACACGACAAATGGACCGTAAAGAGGTGACATCATTTCTCGGCTGCTCACCGCAGCCGGGTCAGAAGCCCAACATGCAGCATTATTGATAAAAGTCAGCTATCGGGATCAAGGGTGGATTTGAATTTCTCATATTATCTCTACCTCCCCCAACCCTTTCTCACTAGCTGCGTCTGTGCAAATGTCATCAACATTCATTCCCCTCCTTGTTTACTCTTCAACCACAAAGAGAACCCAAAATACATCAGAACACAAACTTCAtgcaagggtttttttttactgcagtcaGATATTTACATATTTGGGGCTATAATTCCCCACACTATTTTTTGCTCTCTTACATCAGCAAAAAAGCACTGTAGagtggaaaataataatgatcTCTGCAATACGTTTCCACTCATAACCTTCAAACCGAGCACTTCCCTGTGCTAACAAAAACACCCAGGAAATGCAAAAAGTTACTGGAACAGTAgtagcagcagaagggaaactATCCCTACGTCTCTGCAAATTTGTGGCTAAATGCTGATGTGTGCCTTTTGTGGCAACTTGTTTCATATCAGCAGAGTGGGAGCGAAACACTGACGGATGTCTGACGCTGGTGGGGAGAATTTGGCACATCTGCTCCCCTTGCCCACACACACCATGTTATGTTCAGATTGTCCTATGACACAGGGATCAAATTCCTATTTGGATGAGCCAAGATCCAGGGCTCCTCCTATCTAGCCCCTTGGCAGCTCATGACAGCGTTTAGGCACTGTAGGATCCCACAGTGCTCCTGCTCAGACACAGGATGGCCATTTTCAGCTGGTGCTACAATGTGGTGCCCACAGCAGTGCCCTGTACTCCCAGGTTatggtggggctggggctgctccaaaTGAGGCAAAGTCATCAGCCAGGGatcagcagggaaagggaatACATGGCCATGAGCAAAgtaaggagaaaggaagaagggagaagaaagacaaTGTGGGTGTGTGATAACATTCTAATTCAGAGCTTTCAAATCACATCTGAGTTTTATATAGTAATGCAACAGTAAACTAAGAAAATCTGACTTCCACTCAAACCATGagcccttcctctttcccttagagtcttatttttctctgagacAGGTGCAAAAATCTCGTAAAGACTTTGTTCAAGAGATGAGCATCAAAAATGAGTAAATGAGAAGTTTAACTCCCTGTGCATCAGAGTCCCAGAGAGTCCAGGGAcaatttccatttctcttcaaTGACTGAGGGAAAGCAGCACACCGGCACTGAGGTTCCTGACTCATCCCCTTGATTTGTGTCCAAACACAGATTTTCATAGCAAAGCCCAGCTTTTGCTCAGTCGCTGGAGTGATGTGTTTGGGTTTCCCCCAGAATGCCAGGCAGTTGGGTGAATCCCTGCTGCATCACACCAGAAGACGCACATTTGCCTACTTGGCCCCAAAGCTGTGAGAAGTTTCTACTTCAGgtaggaaaactgaaatagatGTGGATGCACCTAGAAAGGAGAACTTGACAGAGATGCTGTAATCCCTGGGTTTTTTAATTGCTTATATAGTAGTCCTGGTGGTTTTGATGTATGACTAATGTGTACATTGATAAATGTTGCGGTGTTTTCTGAGGAAGGAAAGGCTTGCAGTCACTGCTGGTCACTCGTATCTATGCATATTGAGTGGTAATTctgagaagggagaaggagggtGAGGATCTAGCCTAGGACTATATACACATATAAGCTAACCACTTCCCAGATGCCAGTAATTCAGAAAAGTGGACCCTGTACTTTGAACAGTGGACTTATCCATTTCATCATCACCACGTTAAAAATATCCTAACAGCTTCCgcattttctgcagcagctgtacCTTTTCAGGAGGAGCTCTAGTTTAAGTCACTTTTCGTTTATTTTGTTTCCCTCctctcaattttttttaccCCCTGGACCCTCCAAAAACCCCTCCTATGTTACATGAACTGCAAGTCTACACTGATGCAGTGCATGCATCTCCCAGAGGatacaaacacagcagagaagtgatctgtttgctgtgcttctgcagccATCAGTCAGCTTAAAATCATGCAGTTTAGGGACATCAAGATACAGAAGGCCTCAGGCATGTTCATGAAGGTCCAAGATTCccttgaaaacactgaaaaacctACGATATGAAAGAAGAGGGGAGGCAGATGAGCCATTTGTGGCAAGGAGAAGGAAGCTCACATTTCTTGGCAGAGGGAAACACATGCAAGccttctctaaaaataaaaataataatagaatcatagaagcatttgagttggaagggacccttaaaagttatctagttcaactcccctgcaatgatcagggacacctacagctagatcacaTTGCCCAGAGTcctgatccagcctgaccttgaatgtcacCAAGGCcgggcatccaccacctctctgggcaacctgtcccagtgcttcactatccttattgtaaaaaaacttctgccttatatccaatctaaatctcccctgttgTAGTTTGAAACCATGTCCTGATGTCCTAAtgcaacagaccctgctgaagagtctgtccttttctttcttatagctcccctttaggtactgaaaggccactatcaggtgtccccagagccttctcttctccaggatgaacagccccagctctctcagcctgtcatcCTAGGGGAGGCgtttcatcccttggatcatATCTGcgaccctcctctggatgcacaCCAACACATCTACATCTCTTCATAATAAGGACTCCACCTCTAGACACAgaactccaggtgaggtctcatcaaggcagagtagaggggcaggatcacctccctcgacctgctagccatgcttcttttgatgcagcccaggataccgttgGCTTTCTGGcctgtgagggcacattgctggctcacatccagcttgccatccatcAGTAGCCTCAAGTCCtcctcagcagggctgtgctccaccCTTTTATCTCCCAGGttgtactgatagtgggagTTGTCatcaggtgcaagaccttgcacttggctttgttgaacctcggAACCCCTGCTGGATTCTCTCTAGGtctctttggatggcatcccatccctcctGCATGTCAACctcaccacacagcttggtctcatctgcaaacttgctggcAGTGCACTTAATCCCACTGTCGATGTCACTGACAACTGATTAAAGAACATCAGCCCCAGTAgtgacccctgagggacacctTTCAGCACTGATCTCCATTTGGACATTGTGCCATtgatcaccactctctgggtacaatcttGCAACCAGCTcctcatccactgaacagtccatccatcaaattcCTATCTTTCctgtttggagagaaggatgttatagGGGAGACTGTaacaaaggccttactgaagtccataTAGATTatatcagtggctcttcccttgtccactgatgcagttagGCCATCACAGAATGCCACTAGGTTGATCAGGTAGGACTTGGCCTTGATGAAGACATGATGGTTGTCTTGTATCACGTCCTTCTCTTCCACGTGCCTTAGCAaagcttctaggaggatctgttccatgatcttccccagcacagatgtgaggctgacaggtcagtagttccctgggttGTCCTTCCcaccctttttaaaaacaagtgcaACAAATGAGAGATTAGAGCCTGTCACAGCACTTCCAAGTACATAAaccagggatggagcatcttggctgcagtgaaacccaccattttttttttctttgaatgaaaGTGAACTTTCAGCACACTCCTCTTCCATCCACAATTTGCAAGCACACTTTGCATGAGACACCAAAACtactgtaaagagaaaaaagtaccCCCAAAGAACCCAACTGCAGTGAACAGTCACTGCTGTGGTTTGTGGTACAACTGCTTCAAATAGGGATACACAGATACCTCCTCCTGAAACCTGACAGAGTTGCATGAACACCAGTATCAGTACTACCCAGTTGAGCACTACATGAAAACCCCCTTGGATGCCACCAGGACCTGATCACAGCATTGATGTCTCAGTTATCACACAAAAAGCATCCCAGTCTTTTCTAGTGGTGTCCAACCTCCAGCCCAGGACTCCTTTGACCACCTCTTCCCATCCTGGCCAACTGGGTTATCTTCTGTCACTCTGCACTTCTGGCAGTCCTAAAATGCAAGCCTGTATTCATTTATCCACATACGAAGTTATTTCTAGGTTGAATTGCACTGGCTTTCCTTACCTCCCCTCTCCTTGTCACgttttactgaaataattcagttataccaattattttctttttcttccaggcCACCTTGTCTTGAGCTTCTACAAACAACACCATAAGCTCTGCTAACCCATCACATTGTTCAGTTCCCATTTATCATGATTAGAAAAATGGATGGACATTGCAGAGGACACAGCTGATTCTCATTACTATCATGAATAGGTTTTCACATCACTTCCCACCCCCAAAAGGCATCTAGCTGTCACGCCATGAGCTACAGTCCAAGGAAGGTGTTCTAAAGGAGCAACACAAGTACCTTCTTCCAAAAGTTTTTTGAAGAGCTAGAGTAATCTCCACGTAACTAAATATTAGATCccaagaaggaaagcaaacaaattccACCCACCCACACCACTGGGAGCTACTGCATGCCTTGCCCTTCCTAAATACTCTTTCTTCAGCTGGTGCCTACTCCAGCTTAAAACCTGCTTTCACTCTAATAGGGATCAGAGC of the Numida meleagris isolate 19003 breed g44 Domestic line chromosome 4, NumMel1.0, whole genome shotgun sequence genome contains:
- the LOC110397965 gene encoding C-X-C motif chemokine 13-like, with protein sequence MAAQAALLLGLLLVVLCPGDAAILEANGNLNCRCAKTTSAFIPLRKYESVEVRPVGSSCRRLEVLIKLKTLERICVDPNTPWVRKLLQDLPKLRKKAAPH
- the LOC110397966 gene encoding interleukin-8-like; protein product: MRVLAWSGTGAATLPWMLLVVVVVMMSMSQAAILEVNGNLSCRCVKTTSDYINPKRYDSIEIRPVGSACGRTEIIIKLKSSAKVCVNPDAPWVKKLLKRIAGMKKR